In bacterium 336/3, the following proteins share a genomic window:
- a CDS encoding riboflavin biosynthesis protein RibD — protein MQRAIQLALLGLGNVAPNPMVGCVIVHNDTIIGEGWHKEYGKAHAEVNAIESVINQELLKESTVYVSLEPCSHYGKTPPCADLLITKQVKKVVVANLDTNPLVAGKGLEKLKNAGIEIETSILEKEARLLNKRFFTFMEKRRPYILLKWAETSDGFVARKNYDSKWISNEHSRTLVHKWRTEEQAIMVGTNTALYDNPQLNVRDWSGKNPIRIVIDKNLKLPHHFYLFDQTQKTICYNLVKNEENHNLALVRLDADNFLENLLQDLFERKVQSVLVEGGSFLINKFIEKNYWDEARIFVASQTFQEGIVAPRLCKKSFYIEDIQGDTLFYYSNFS, from the coding sequence ATGCAAAGAGCCATTCAGTTGGCTCTTTTAGGTTTAGGCAATGTTGCTCCCAATCCTATGGTGGGCTGTGTAATTGTTCACAATGATACCATTATTGGTGAAGGCTGGCATAAAGAGTATGGAAAAGCTCATGCAGAAGTCAATGCCATTGAGAGTGTTATAAATCAAGAGTTATTAAAAGAAAGCACCGTTTATGTAAGCCTTGAGCCTTGCTCCCATTATGGAAAAACGCCTCCTTGTGCAGATTTACTCATTACAAAACAAGTCAAAAAAGTAGTAGTAGCCAATCTTGATACAAACCCATTGGTTGCTGGCAAGGGGCTTGAAAAACTCAAAAATGCAGGAATAGAAATAGAAACAAGTATTCTTGAAAAAGAAGCAAGATTACTGAATAAGCGTTTTTTTACTTTTATGGAAAAACGCAGACCTTATATTTTGCTCAAATGGGCTGAAACCTCTGACGGCTTTGTTGCTCGAAAAAATTATGATTCAAAATGGATAAGTAATGAACATTCTCGAACACTTGTACATAAGTGGAGAACTGAGGAGCAAGCTATTATGGTTGGAACAAATACAGCTTTATATGATAACCCTCAATTAAATGTAAGAGATTGGTCTGGTAAAAATCCTATTAGAATAGTTATTGATAAAAACTTAAAATTACCTCATCATTTTTATTTATTTGACCAAACACAAAAAACTATTTGTTATAATTTGGTCAAAAATGAAGAAAATCATAATTTGGCTCTTGTTCGTTTGGATGCTGATAATTTTTTAGAGAATCTCCTACAAGATTTGTTTGAACGTAAAGTGCAATCAGTCTTGGTAGAAGGTGGAAGTTTTTTGATAAATAAATTCATCGAAAAAAATTATTGGGATGAAGCTCGTATTTTTGTAGCTTCCCAGACTTTTCAAGAAGGTATTGTAGCCCCCAGATTATGCAAAAAATCTTTTTATATAGAAGATATACAAGGAGATACACTCTTTTATTATTCCAATTTTTCTTAG
- a CDS encoding 4-hydroxythreonine-4-phosphate dehydrogenase yields MSSNKKHFVEDKPIIGITLGDYNGIGPEVILKSLADNRLLAFCTPVIYGSLKILNKYRRLLGMEDSYFQVIKDVEQVSYKKINLINCIEDAEIAPGQVTPEAGKAAFVCLESCTKDLLRGALHAVVTAPINKYNIQNEFFNFVGHTEYFTENFNAPNTLMCMVSGKLRVALLTGHLALKDVSESITKEKLQNKISVLQQSLQKDFGIQKPKIAVLGLNPHAGEEGLLGNEEKEIIEPVIKEFKKQGHLVYGPFPADGFFGSKKYSSYDATLAMYHDQGLTAFKTLAFEDGVNFTAGLPVVRTSPDHGTAYNIAGKNLADASSMLQAIYLACDVIKYRQTNLLALP; encoded by the coding sequence ATGAGTTCTAATAAAAAACATTTTGTAGAAGATAAACCAATTATTGGTATTACACTTGGGGATTACAATGGTATTGGTCCTGAAGTTATTTTAAAATCTCTTGCTGATAATAGGCTATTGGCATTTTGTACCCCTGTTATTTATGGTTCTTTAAAAATATTGAATAAATACAGACGGTTGTTAGGTATGGAAGATAGCTACTTTCAAGTTATTAAAGATGTAGAACAAGTCAGCTATAAAAAAATAAATCTTATCAATTGTATTGAAGATGCAGAAATAGCACCAGGGCAAGTTACTCCAGAAGCTGGAAAAGCTGCATTTGTATGCTTAGAAAGTTGTACCAAAGATTTATTAAGAGGAGCATTACATGCTGTAGTTACCGCCCCTATCAATAAATACAATATTCAAAATGAATTCTTCAACTTTGTAGGTCATACTGAGTACTTTACAGAAAATTTTAATGCTCCTAATACATTGATGTGTATGGTAAGCGGAAAATTGCGTGTAGCTTTACTTACTGGGCATTTGGCTCTCAAAGATGTAAGTGAGTCCATTACCAAAGAAAAATTACAAAATAAAATTTCTGTTTTGCAACAATCTCTTCAGAAAGATTTTGGTATACAAAAACCTAAAATTGCTGTATTAGGGCTCAATCCACATGCTGGTGAAGAGGGTTTGTTGGGTAACGAAGAAAAAGAAATTATTGAACCTGTTATAAAAGAGTTTAAAAAACAAGGACATTTGGTTTATGGTCCTTTTCCTGCTGATGGTTTTTTTGGTAGTAAGAAGTATTCTTCTTATGATGCCACTTTAGCAATGTACCACGATCAAGGTCTTACAGCATTCAAAACATTAGCATTTGAAGATGGTGTGAATTTTACAGCTGGACTACCTGTTGTTCGTACTTCACCAGATCATGGAACAGCTTACAATATTGCAGGAAAAAATTTAGCAGATGCCAGTTCTATGTTACAAGCAATTTATTTAGCTTGTGACGTAATTAAATATAGACAAACAAACTTATTAGCTTTACCATAA
- a CDS encoding 3-oxoacyl-ACP synthase produces MSKLRAAITALSTYSPDYVLSNAELEKMVDTNDQWILERTGIKERRILKGEGLGTSYMGAKAVQSLLEKSNTRPEEIDLLICATATPDFVFPSTASLIANEAGIKNAFHYDVMAACSGFIYALHTASQFIETGKYKKIIVVGADKMSSIIDYTDRATCIIFGDGAGAVLLEPTTEDLGIVDAWMRSDGAGWVHLHQKAGGSRRPPTIETVQNREHYVYQEGAVVFKHAVQGMAEACTHIMNNNDLKAEDIHWLVPHQANKRIIDSTASKMGLPDEKVMLNIEKYGNTTNATIPLCLKDYETQLKKGDNLILAAFGGGFTWGAIYLKWAYNPK; encoded by the coding sequence ATGAGCAAATTGAGAGCTGCCATCACTGCTTTATCTACTTACAGTCCTGATTACGTCCTATCTAATGCAGAATTGGAAAAAATGGTAGATACCAACGACCAATGGATTTTAGAGCGTACAGGTATTAAAGAAAGACGAATTCTTAAGGGTGAAGGTTTGGGAACTTCTTACATGGGAGCTAAAGCTGTTCAGAGTCTTTTAGAGAAATCGAATACTCGTCCAGAAGAAATAGATTTATTAATTTGTGCAACAGCAACACCAGATTTTGTATTTCCATCAACAGCAAGCCTTATAGCTAATGAAGCAGGTATCAAAAATGCCTTTCATTATGATGTAATGGCTGCTTGCTCTGGCTTTATTTATGCTTTGCATACAGCATCTCAGTTTATAGAAACTGGTAAATATAAAAAAATTATTGTGGTAGGAGCAGATAAAATGTCCTCTATCATAGATTACACAGATAGGGCTACTTGTATTATTTTTGGAGATGGAGCTGGGGCCGTTTTACTTGAGCCAACAACAGAAGATTTAGGAATTGTGGACGCATGGATGCGTTCTGATGGAGCTGGATGGGTACATTTACACCAAAAGGCAGGAGGAAGCAGAAGACCACCTACTATTGAAACTGTACAGAATAGAGAGCATTATGTATATCAAGAAGGTGCTGTAGTATTCAAGCATGCTGTTCAAGGTATGGCTGAGGCATGTACACACATCATGAATAATAACGATTTAAAAGCTGAAGATATTCACTGGTTAGTTCCACATCAAGCAAATAAGAGAATTATAGATTCAACAGCTAGCAAAATGGGACTACCTGATGAAAAAGTAATGTTAAACATTGAAAAATATGGCAATACAACAAATGCTACAATTCCTTTGTGTTTAAAAGACTACGAAACCCAGCTAAAAAAAGGAGATAACTTAATTTTGGCTGCATTTGGGGGAGGATTTACTTGGGGAGCTATTTATCTTAAATGGGCTTATAATCCAAAATAA
- a CDS encoding 50S ribosomal protein L32 — protein sequence MAHPKRKISKTRRDKRRTHYKATPKPLGTCQTTNEVHVLHRAYVVEGNLYYNGKLMIEGYEKVS from the coding sequence ATGGCACATCCTAAAAGGAAAATATCGAAGACTCGTAGGGATAAAAGAAGAACACATTACAAGGCTACTCCTAAGCCATTAGGCACTTGCCAAACTACTAACGAAGTTCATGTTTTACACAGAGCTTATGTAGTAGAAGGTAACTTGTACTATAATGGTAAATTAATGATTGAAGGTTACGAGAAAGTAAGCTAA
- a CDS encoding NADH oxidase translates to MNDITTQELRERIEKGENLHIVDVREQWEFDEANLNGLLIPLGELPNRLSEIDPWKNEEIIIHCKSGGRSGRAKEFLKTQGYENVRNLLGGITEYLANQ, encoded by the coding sequence ATGAATGATATAACAACACAAGAACTACGCGAACGTATCGAAAAAGGTGAAAACCTACACATTGTAGATGTTCGGGAGCAATGGGAATTTGATGAAGCAAACCTAAACGGATTGCTCATTCCTTTAGGGGAACTGCCCAATCGCCTTTCAGAAATTGATCCATGGAAAAATGAAGAAATTATTATCCACTGTAAATCTGGTGGAAGAAGTGGAAGAGCAAAAGAATTCTTAAAAACACAAGGTTACGAAAATGTTAGAAATTTATTGGGAGGCATTACAGAATATTTAGCGAACCAATAA
- a CDS encoding MarR family transcriptional regulator, with product MTFSNIKLKPEESIDYHIKLTWHAISRMYNAEGNKHGISASIGFILLNIDNEEGTPATKIAPQFGLEARSITRTLKNMEDDGLIYRKQGEIDKRFVRIFLTEKGKDKKEIARRVVKKFNVLMYENIEVEKLDVFFEVIKKVNLLIDEKNK from the coding sequence ATGACTTTTTCTAATATTAAGTTAAAGCCAGAAGAAAGCATTGATTACCATATTAAGTTGACTTGGCATGCTATTTCCAGAATGTATAATGCTGAAGGTAATAAACATGGCATTTCTGCATCCATTGGATTTATTCTCCTAAATATAGATAATGAAGAGGGCACTCCTGCCACCAAAATTGCTCCACAATTTGGTTTAGAAGCTCGCAGTATTACAAGAACGCTCAAGAATATGGAAGATGATGGGCTAATTTATCGCAAGCAAGGTGAAATAGATAAACGTTTTGTACGAATATTTCTTACAGAGAAAGGTAAAGATAAAAAAGAGATTGCTCGTAGAGTTGTAAAGAAATTCAATGTTTTGATGTACGAAAATATTGAAGTAGAAAAACTTGATGTCTTCTTTGAAGTAATCAAGAAAGTGAACTTATTGATAGACGAAAAAAACAAATAA
- a CDS encoding carbohydrate kinase: MIQLEKIFHQFNDLKVLIIGDVMIDSYLWGNVNRISPEAPVPIVNVQKREQRLGGAANVALNVQALGATPILCSVVGSDGEGENLLRLMEINGLNRIGIVQSNHRITTVKHRILASSQHLLRIDSEMDKLIDEEEQELLWKKIETLLPDVQAVIFEDYDKGVINQELIERTINLANQKNIPTIIDPKKRNFLFYKKATLFKPNLKELKEGLKIDFNHHNIEEITEAVKKLQESLDAQCVMTTLSEKGVLIYSEKETHHIPAHLRSIADVSGAGDTVVSVAALCVALNLPLRLVADLSNLAGGLVCEYQGVVPINKTKLLSEALTKKIAE, from the coding sequence ATGATACAATTAGAAAAAATATTTCACCAATTTAATGACCTAAAGGTTTTAATTATTGGTGATGTGATGATAGATTCTTATTTGTGGGGAAATGTGAATAGAATTTCGCCAGAAGCTCCTGTACCCATTGTCAATGTTCAAAAACGAGAACAAAGGCTTGGTGGAGCAGCCAATGTTGCCCTTAATGTGCAAGCTTTAGGAGCTACTCCTATATTATGTTCGGTGGTAGGAAGTGATGGAGAAGGAGAGAATCTTTTAAGGCTTATGGAAATAAACGGACTGAACAGAATCGGAATTGTACAGAGTAATCACCGAATTACTACCGTAAAACACAGAATATTAGCCTCTTCACAGCATTTGCTTCGTATAGATTCTGAAATGGATAAACTTATTGATGAGGAAGAACAAGAACTCCTTTGGAAAAAAATAGAAACACTTCTGCCTGATGTTCAAGCTGTTATTTTTGAAGATTATGATAAAGGTGTTATCAATCAAGAACTTATAGAAAGAACTATCAATTTAGCTAATCAAAAAAATATCCCCACCATCATAGACCCCAAGAAAAGAAATTTTTTGTTCTATAAAAAAGCAACTCTCTTTAAACCCAATCTCAAAGAACTCAAAGAAGGCTTGAAAATAGACTTCAATCATCATAACATAGAGGAAATAACTGAGGCAGTAAAAAAACTGCAAGAATCCTTAGATGCTCAATGTGTAATGACCACTCTTTCTGAAAAAGGAGTTTTAATTTATTCTGAAAAAGAAACACATCATATTCCTGCACATCTTCGTAGCATTGCCGATGTTTCAGGTGCAGGCGATACAGTGGTGAGTGTAGCCGCTTTGTGTGTAGCCCTCAACCTGCCTTTGAGGCTTGTTGCAGACCTTTCCAATTTAGCAGGTGGTTTAGTCTGTGAATATCAAGGAGTTGTGCCAATTAATAAAACAAAATTACTATCAGAAGCTCTTACAAAAAAGATTGCTGAATGA
- a CDS encoding ABC transporter, with product MMFLRLIWESFSFAIQALRANLLRTVLSLLGVTIGIFAIITIFTIVDSLERSIRQSLTFLGDKVIYVQKWPWMFGPDYPWWRYINRPIASQDEMKFLEQNLEHASGVAFYAVKGNATVKYISNSIEGISIIGATYGYSKVSEIKIREGRYFSLQEMEGGKNVTLIGDEVAKKLFPFSNPIGKEISIKKRRFVVIGIMEREGENFLGAPRRDIQCIVPFGMFEKLYKVSIFGIQPTISLKGFEDDKDLMNLEGEIKGLMRAKRGLKPMQEDNFALNRPEMIAKEVGAIFSVISFAGAIIGSFAILVGVFGIANIMFVSVKERTNIIGIQKSLGAKNYFILFQFLFEAVFLSLIGGGIGIFLVFLITIIPQDSLELRMSLNNVSTGFIVSALAGLVSGIIPALSASRLDPVQAIRAK from the coding sequence ATTATGTTTTTAAGATTAATCTGGGAAAGTTTTTCGTTCGCTATTCAGGCCTTAAGAGCAAATTTGCTTAGAACTGTACTCTCTTTGCTGGGCGTTACAATAGGGATTTTTGCTATTATAACCATTTTTACAATTGTAGATTCTTTAGAAAGAAGTATCAGGCAAAGTTTGACTTTTTTGGGTGATAAAGTAATTTATGTTCAGAAATGGCCTTGGATGTTTGGACCAGATTATCCCTGGTGGCGTTATATCAACCGTCCTATTGCTTCACAAGACGAAATGAAGTTTTTAGAACAAAATCTTGAACATGCTTCGGGAGTGGCTTTTTATGCTGTAAAAGGCAACGCAACAGTCAAATATATTTCCAATAGTATTGAAGGCATAAGCATCATAGGGGCTACTTATGGCTACTCCAAAGTATCCGAAATTAAAATTAGAGAAGGAAGATACTTTTCACTTCAAGAAATGGAAGGAGGCAAAAACGTAACACTGATAGGTGATGAAGTAGCCAAAAAACTTTTTCCATTTAGTAATCCAATAGGAAAAGAAATATCAATTAAAAAACGAAGATTTGTGGTCATTGGAATCATGGAACGAGAGGGGGAGAATTTTTTAGGTGCTCCTCGCCGAGATATCCAATGTATTGTCCCTTTTGGAATGTTTGAAAAACTTTATAAAGTCAGTATTTTTGGAATCCAACCTACCATTTCCCTCAAAGGCTTTGAAGATGATAAAGATTTAATGAATTTAGAAGGGGAGATAAAAGGTTTGATGCGAGCCAAAAGAGGATTGAAGCCCATGCAAGAAGATAATTTTGCACTCAATCGTCCCGAAATGATAGCTAAAGAAGTGGGAGCTATTTTTAGTGTAATTAGCTTTGCTGGTGCAATTATTGGCTCTTTTGCTATTCTAGTGGGGGTTTTTGGGATAGCCAATATTATGTTTGTGTCTGTAAAAGAACGAACCAATATTATAGGTATTCAAAAATCTTTAGGGGCTAAAAACTACTTTATCTTATTTCAATTTTTGTTTGAAGCAGTATTTTTGAGCTTGATAGGAGGAGGGATTGGCATTTTCTTGGTATTTCTGATAACCATTATCCCTCAAGATTCTTTAGAACTCAGAATGAGCCTTAACAATGTTTCTACAGGTTTTATAGTTTCTGCATTGGCTGGTTTGGTTTCAGGAATTATACCTGCATTATCAGCATCTCGTTTAGACCCCGTACAAGCTATTAGAGCAAAATAA
- a CDS encoding phosphate acyltransferase, protein MKIALDAMGGDFAPKATVEGAVIAAKEFSSDVQILLIGQEPVLAPLISSYGSIPNIHIIHADEVIEMGEHPTKALQQKQRSSIAIGYHLLKEGKVQAFCGAGNTGAMLVGALFSVKTIEGILRSPIVSHIPQLDGSTSILLDVGANTDCKPEVLHQFASLGKVYAENVLGIKNPRISLMNVGEEEGKGNLQAQATYTLLKNDPLLNFVGNVEGRDVFFSKSDVMVCDGFVGNVILKMAESIYDVVKHQKIQDNFLNQLNYEAIGGSPILGLNGNIVIGHGISSALAIKNMIEIAKKMAESNLHEKIKQSLPPVTSQG, encoded by the coding sequence ATGAAAATAGCTCTGGACGCTATGGGTGGGGATTTTGCCCCAAAAGCTACCGTAGAAGGGGCAGTAATAGCTGCCAAAGAATTTTCATCAGATGTTCAAATTTTGCTGATAGGACAAGAGCCCGTTTTAGCTCCTCTTATCAGTTCTTATGGGAGTATTCCTAATATTCATATCATTCATGCAGATGAAGTGATAGAAATGGGAGAACACCCTACCAAAGCCTTACAACAAAAGCAGCGTTCAAGCATTGCTATTGGTTATCACTTGCTGAAAGAGGGAAAAGTTCAAGCTTTTTGCGGAGCAGGTAATACAGGAGCAATGCTTGTTGGTGCTTTATTTAGTGTAAAAACAATAGAAGGTATTTTAAGATCTCCTATTGTTAGTCATATTCCACAATTGGATGGCTCCACCAGTATTTTATTAGATGTTGGAGCTAATACAGATTGCAAGCCAGAAGTACTTCATCAGTTTGCTTCTTTAGGAAAAGTTTATGCAGAAAATGTCTTAGGCATTAAAAATCCAAGAATATCTCTCATGAATGTTGGTGAAGAAGAAGGAAAAGGAAACCTCCAAGCTCAAGCAACTTATACTTTACTTAAAAATGACCCTCTTCTTAATTTTGTAGGAAATGTAGAAGGCAGAGATGTATTTTTTAGCAAATCGGATGTGATGGTTTGTGATGGATTTGTAGGCAATGTAATTCTCAAAATGGCTGAATCTATCTATGATGTAGTAAAACATCAGAAAATACAAGATAATTTCCTAAATCAGCTTAATTATGAAGCCATTGGAGGAAGCCCCATCTTAGGTTTAAATGGTAATATTGTAATTGGTCATGGCATTTCTTCTGCATTGGCTATCAAAAATATGATTGAAATAGCTAAAAAAATGGCAGAAAGCAATCTACACGAAAAAATTAAACAATCTCTCCCACCAGTAACATCCCAAGGCTAA
- a CDS encoding RNA polymerase subunit sigma-24, with the protein MDIGNNKEFSQKARYDFKLVELAKNGDQNAFAELMKRYNRSLYHTILKMIRNVDDAEDLTIEAFAKAFKNLDKFKEDFTFSTWLFRIATNNCIDFIRKKKMNTLSISNMFTGEGGEEVGLDIADESNPQEEAIRSQKIALMQNLVSKLPTKYRKLVTMRYFEEMAYQEIAQELELPIGTVKAQLHRARELLYDMIKNQKDHI; encoded by the coding sequence ATGGACATAGGAAATAACAAAGAATTTTCGCAAAAAGCTCGCTACGATTTTAAACTTGTAGAACTCGCCAAAAATGGTGATCAGAATGCTTTTGCCGAATTGATGAAACGATATAATAGATCTCTTTATCATACCATTCTTAAAATGATAAGAAATGTAGATGATGCAGAGGACTTAACTATTGAAGCTTTTGCTAAAGCATTTAAGAACTTAGATAAATTTAAAGAAGATTTTACTTTTAGTACTTGGCTCTTTAGAATTGCTACCAATAATTGTATTGATTTTATTCGAAAGAAAAAAATGAATACACTCAGCATAAGCAATATGTTTACAGGTGAGGGTGGTGAAGAAGTTGGATTAGACATTGCTGATGAATCGAATCCACAAGAAGAGGCTATTCGATCTCAAAAGATTGCCTTGATGCAAAATTTAGTAAGCAAATTACCAACTAAATACAGAAAGTTAGTAACAATGCGTTATTTTGAAGAGATGGCTTATCAGGAAATTGCACAAGAACTAGAATTGCCTATAGGAACTGTAAAAGCACAACTACACAGAGCAAGAGAATTGTTATATGATATGATTAAAAATCAAAAAGATCATATCTAA
- a CDS encoding oxidoreductase, translating to MDFPVLSLLIFTPLLFALLVLILPKQYQNYYKWINFTSSSILLLVSFWVYTKYPSHLAGIQDIKGFFLVEKASWISLNLGSLGKIQIDYFLGVDSLNISIILLASLVLWIGSLASWNIETKQKGYFALYLILSASVIGSFCALDFFLFYLFFEFMLLPMYFLIGIWGGERREYASIKFFLYTLTGSILILIAMITLYMSVKSPESGYYTFNLLEMTQSKNFVGNSLLSIENQNLIAGFSPRFWIFWLLVVGFLIKIPAVPFHTWLPDAHVEAPTAVSVVLAGILLKIGGYGILRIAYPIFPEIAVQYSYWIAFLGVFSIIYGALNALAQQDLKKMVAYSSISHMGFVLLGIGSLNAEGINGAIFQMFSHGVLSAMLFVIVGILYDRTHSRKIEDFKGLLSAVPIYGSFVSIAFFASLGLPLFSGFIGELFSVMGGFQSVVLPIWMPILATLGIILGAGYFLWTLQKMFLGKLWLKNTDWQLQDVNKRELLMLSVMACISFIIGILPQQIFQNTQQGVITLLQLLKI from the coding sequence ATGGATTTTCCTGTCCTGAGTTTGCTTATATTCACGCCTCTTCTTTTTGCATTGTTGGTATTAATTTTACCCAAACAATATCAAAATTATTATAAATGGATAAATTTTACTTCTTCAAGTATTCTTTTGTTGGTTAGTTTTTGGGTTTACACAAAATACCCTTCTCATTTAGCGGGAATTCAAGATATTAAGGGCTTCTTTCTTGTTGAGAAAGCCTCTTGGATAAGTTTAAACTTAGGTTCTTTAGGTAAAATACAAATAGATTATTTTTTGGGAGTAGATAGCCTAAACATATCTATTATTTTACTTGCTAGCCTTGTTCTTTGGATAGGCTCTTTGGCTTCATGGAATATCGAAACCAAGCAAAAAGGCTATTTTGCATTATATTTGATACTTTCAGCTTCTGTTATAGGATCTTTTTGTGCTTTAGATTTCTTTTTGTTCTATCTATTTTTTGAGTTTATGCTTCTGCCTATGTATTTTCTGATAGGTATTTGGGGTGGTGAAAGAAGAGAATACGCATCCATTAAGTTTTTTCTTTATACACTTACAGGTTCTATTCTTATTTTGATAGCCATGATAACGTTGTATATGTCTGTAAAAAGTCCTGAGAGTGGCTATTATACATTCAATTTATTGGAGATGACTCAAAGCAAGAACTTTGTAGGCAATAGTCTTTTAAGTATCGAAAATCAAAATTTAATTGCAGGCTTTTCACCTCGTTTCTGGATTTTTTGGTTATTAGTTGTTGGCTTCTTGATAAAAATTCCTGCTGTGCCTTTTCATACATGGTTACCTGATGCCCACGTAGAAGCTCCTACGGCAGTTTCTGTGGTTTTGGCTGGGATTTTATTAAAAATTGGAGGTTATGGAATTTTGAGAATAGCTTATCCTATTTTTCCTGAAATAGCTGTTCAATACAGTTATTGGATTGCATTTTTGGGAGTATTTTCTATTATCTATGGAGCATTGAATGCTTTAGCTCAACAGGATCTCAAGAAGATGGTGGCTTATTCGTCTATCTCTCATATGGGCTTTGTGCTGTTGGGTATAGGTTCTTTGAATGCAGAGGGCATCAATGGGGCTATTTTTCAGATGTTTAGTCATGGAGTTCTATCTGCTATGCTTTTTGTTATTGTAGGTATTTTATATGATAGAACTCATAGTAGAAAAATCGAAGATTTTAAAGGACTTTTAAGTGCTGTTCCTATTTATGGAAGTTTTGTAAGTATTGCCTTCTTTGCCTCTTTAGGTTTGCCTTTATTTTCAGGTTTTATAGGCGAATTATTTAGTGTTATGGGTGGTTTTCAGTCTGTTGTATTACCTATTTGGATGCCTATATTGGCTACATTAGGTATTATTTTGGGTGCAGGTTATTTTCTCTGGACACTCCAAAAAATGTTTTTGGGAAAACTTTGGCTCAAAAATACAGATTGGCAACTCCAAGACGTTAATAAAAGAGAGTTGTTGATGTTAAGTGTGATGGCTTGTATTAGTTTCATCATTGGTATTTTGCCACAACAAATTTTTCAAAATACCCAACAAGGGGTAATTACACTATTGCAATTATTAAAAATATGA